The following are encoded together in the Chanodichthys erythropterus isolate Z2021 chromosome 16, ASM2448905v1, whole genome shotgun sequence genome:
- the ccl20a.4 gene encoding monocyte chemotactic protein 1B isoform X2, whose amino-acid sequence MGPNLLVLTSSTLLLLLCVWVTLSQSSPVKCCTKYSSQPFPVHRLKDFTLQDSTMTCNIEAVIFTTIKDRLICANPDDLWVQNAITHIQEKKKSA is encoded by the exons atgggCCCCAACct ACTCGTCCTGACGTCATCgacgctgctgctgttgctgtgtGTCTGGGTCACTTTGAGTCAAAGCA GTCCGGTGAAGTGCTGTACCAAGTATTCATCGCAGCCTTTTCCTGTTCACCGGCTGAAAGACTTCACACTGCAGGACTCCACCATGACCTGCAACATAGAGGCTGTCAT TTTTACTACGATAAAGGACAGACTGATCTGTGCCAACCCTGATGATCTGTGGGTTCAGAATGCCATCACACATATCCA GGAAAAGAAAAAGTCAGCATAA
- the ccl20a.3 gene encoding C-C motif chemokine 20a.3 has translation MTRVSAIVIVMMVMALSVLSADASTLSCCRKYTKGNVPIHIIKGYSIQYMTRNCHINAVIFHTNGGRNICADPSKDWVMESIRKLREKVQAISKKHLKV, from the exons ATGACTCGGGTTTCAGCTATCGTGATCGTGATGATGGTCATGGCTCTCAGTGTACTCTCTGCAGACGCCTCAACTTTGT CATGTTGCAGAAAGTACACAAAAGGAAATGTACCAATTCATATCATCAAAGGATATTCCATTCAGTACATGACAAGAAACTGCCACATTAATGCTGTAAT ATTCCACACAAACGGAGGCAGGAACATTTGCGCAGACCCCAGCAAAGACTGGGTGATGGAGAGCATCCGTAAACTGAG GGAGAAAGTGCAAGCGATCAgcaaaaagcatttaaaagtttaa
- the ccl20a.4 gene encoding uncharacterized protein ccl20a.4 isoform X1, whose translation MGPNLEWCHRTRKLNGCSNDNGNSRIKTRPDVIDAAAVAVCLGHFESKQSGEVLYQVFIAAFSCSPAERLHTAGLHHDLQHRGCHFYYDKGQTDLCQP comes from the exons atgggCCCCAACct GGAGTGGTGTCATAGAACCAGGAAGTTAAACGGCTGTTCAAATGACAATGGAAACAGCAGAATAAAG ACTCGTCCTGACGTCATCgacgctgctgctgttgctgtgtGTCTGGGTCACTTTGAGTCAAAGCA GTCCGGTGAAGTGCTGTACCAAGTATTCATCGCAGCCTTTTCCTGTTCACCGGCTGAAAGACTTCACACTGCAGGACTCCACCATGACCTGCAACATAGAGGCTGTCAT TTTTACTACGATAAAGGACAGACTGATCTGTGCCAACCCTGA
- the ccl20a.4 gene encoding monocyte chemotactic protein 1B isoform X3, which produces MNRLVLTSSTLLLLLCVWVTLSQSSPVKCCTKYSSQPFPVHRLKDFTLQDSTMTCNIEAVIFTTIKDRLICANPDDLWVQNAITHIQEKKKSA; this is translated from the exons ATGAACAGACTCGTCCTGACGTCATCgacgctgctgctgttgctgtgtGTCTGGGTCACTTTGAGTCAAAGCA GTCCGGTGAAGTGCTGTACCAAGTATTCATCGCAGCCTTTTCCTGTTCACCGGCTGAAAGACTTCACACTGCAGGACTCCACCATGACCTGCAACATAGAGGCTGTCAT TTTTACTACGATAAAGGACAGACTGATCTGTGCCAACCCTGATGATCTGTGGGTTCAGAATGCCATCACACATATCCA GGAAAAGAAAAAGTCAGCATAA